In a single window of the Biomphalaria glabrata chromosome 5, xgBioGlab47.1, whole genome shotgun sequence genome:
- the LOC106069557 gene encoding uncharacterized protein LOC106069557 isoform X2 has product MNSSSITRVEIKPQCRTRKRKTQVKENQRTKLKTETDDSDAYSHKEISRNVHPEEIVTELQATYDLSNTQPYGNQCIGEHEAQESEVGEADLHKYLEGCKKNPGHSQFIPVATFTLKHLPEGYQDIALFELIKAVADLTLRIDVKITSPLRPKFWPDTIQPYPFYE; this is encoded by the exons ATGAATTCTTCATCCATCACCCGTGTTGAGATTAAGCCGCAATGCCGAACACGCAAAAGAAAAACTCAAGTCAAAGAAAACCAAAGGACAAAGCTGAAGACGGAGACT gatGATTCTGACGCCTATAGTCATAAAGAAATATCCAGAAATG TTCATCCAGAAGAGATTGTAACAGAATTACAAGCCACTTATGACTTGTCTAATACCCAGCCATATGGAAATCAATGTATTG GTGAACATGAAGCTCAGGAGTCGGAAGTGGGAGAAGCGGATTTACACAAATATCTGGAAGGCTGTAAGAAGAATCCAGGCCATAGTCAGTTTATACCTGTTGCTACATTCACCCTAAAACATCTACCTGAAGGGTATCAAGATATTGCTTTGTTTGAGCTTATCAAAGCTGTGGCTGATTTGACACTAAGAATAGACGTTAAAATAACGAGTCCACTCAGACCAAAGTTTTGGCCAGATACAATTCAGCCATATCCATTTTATGAGTGA
- the LOC106069557 gene encoding uncharacterized protein LOC106069557 isoform X1: MSNIEMNSSSITRVEIKPQCRTRKRKTQVKENQRTKLKTETDDSDAYSHKEISRNVHPEEIVTELQATYDLSNTQPYGNQCIGEHEAQESEVGEADLHKYLEGCKKNPGHSQFIPVATFTLKHLPEGYQDIALFELIKAVADLTLRIDVKITSPLRPKFWPDTIQPYPFYE; the protein is encoded by the exons AAATGAATTCTTCATCCATCACCCGTGTTGAGATTAAGCCGCAATGCCGAACACGCAAAAGAAAAACTCAAGTCAAAGAAAACCAAAGGACAAAGCTGAAGACGGAGACT gatGATTCTGACGCCTATAGTCATAAAGAAATATCCAGAAATG TTCATCCAGAAGAGATTGTAACAGAATTACAAGCCACTTATGACTTGTCTAATACCCAGCCATATGGAAATCAATGTATTG GTGAACATGAAGCTCAGGAGTCGGAAGTGGGAGAAGCGGATTTACACAAATATCTGGAAGGCTGTAAGAAGAATCCAGGCCATAGTCAGTTTATACCTGTTGCTACATTCACCCTAAAACATCTACCTGAAGGGTATCAAGATATTGCTTTGTTTGAGCTTATCAAAGCTGTGGCTGATTTGACACTAAGAATAGACGTTAAAATAACGAGTCCACTCAGACCAAAGTTTTGGCCAGATACAATTCAGCCATATCCATTTTATGAGTGA